A stretch of Flavobacterium sp. N1994 DNA encodes these proteins:
- the rlmB gene encoding 23S rRNA (guanosine(2251)-2'-O)-methyltransferase RlmB encodes MEKENQIFGIRAIIEAINAGKEIDKVFIQSDAQSELMQELLKVMKKNSINFSYVPVEKLNRLTPNNHQGAVATIAPITFVKLETLVDSVVESGKMPLFLILDQLSDARNFGAIIRTAECTGVDGIIVQKTGSAPVNGDTVKTSAGAVFNVPICKVDHIKDAIFYLQGSGIKTVAATEKTEDNIYDISLNEPVAIIMGSEDRGINPSVLKIVDAKAKLPMFGTIGSLNVSVACGAFLYETVRQRK; translated from the coding sequence ATGGAAAAAGAAAACCAAATCTTCGGAATCAGAGCTATTATAGAAGCTATTAATGCAGGAAAAGAAATCGACAAAGTCTTTATTCAATCGGATGCACAAAGTGAATTGATGCAGGAACTACTAAAAGTGATGAAAAAAAATAGCATCAATTTCTCTTACGTTCCCGTTGAAAAATTAAACAGATTAACTCCCAACAACCATCAAGGTGCCGTAGCAACCATTGCTCCTATCACTTTTGTAAAACTTGAAACTTTAGTAGATAGCGTTGTAGAAAGTGGCAAAATGCCATTATTCCTAATCTTAGATCAACTAAGCGATGCCAGAAACTTTGGAGCCATCATCAGAACCGCTGAATGTACTGGAGTTGACGGAATCATTGTCCAAAAAACAGGTTCAGCTCCTGTTAATGGCGATACGGTTAAAACGTCAGCTGGAGCCGTTTTCAATGTGCCCATCTGTAAAGTTGATCATATCAAAGACGCCATTTTCTATCTTCAAGGGAGTGGCATTAAGACCGTAGCAGCCACCGAAAAAACAGAAGATAATATATATGACATTTCATTAAACGAACCTGTAGCCATCATCATGGGAAGCGAAGACCGAGGCATCAATCCATCAGTATTAAAAATTGTAGACGCTAAAGCCAAACTCCCTATGTTTGGAACCATTGGATCCCTGAACGTTTCAGTAGCTTGTGGTGCGTTTCTATATGAAACAGTAAGACAAAGAAAGTAA
- a CDS encoding SusD/RagB family nutrient-binding outer membrane lipoprotein has protein sequence MKKILLMIVVFTGIFSCTDDITGLNQNTKDATVVPATYVFTNAQKNIVDQMVSTNVNNNVFRLFTQQWTETTYTDESNYDVTTRTVPDNHWGVIYRDVLKDLQESRKLLMQYVPATTQEEKENANRIAIVDILSAYSYSVLVDTFGDVPYSEALDVEAHPLPKYDDAQTIYKDLISKLTAASTTLDSGYDSFGDADLIYAGSAAKWKLFANSLRLKMAINMDDIDHTYASAQALAAVADGVITSNSNNTALKYLSAQPNANPIFVDVVASGRNDFVPTSTVIDQMNGLNDPRRSAYFDINGSNYVGGTPGDGNTFANFSHIGTTLLDPTFEGLIMDATEVEFTLAEAVERGIAVGGTAESHYNAAITASMSYWGVSAGDISTYLSQLSVAYTTATGTWKQKIGEQAYLGLYNRGFESWTSYRRLDFPVLTAPVDAAVNQVPTRYTYPAREETLNSANNAAASSAIGGNTLTTKLFWDVH, from the coding sequence ATGAAAAAGATATTATTAATGATTGTGGTCTTTACAGGAATATTTTCATGTACTGACGACATAACAGGTTTAAACCAAAACACCAAAGACGCTACTGTTGTACCTGCAACTTACGTGTTCACAAATGCACAGAAAAACATAGTAGACCAAATGGTAAGTACTAATGTCAACAATAATGTTTTCAGATTGTTTACTCAACAATGGACTGAAACTACATACACTGACGAAAGTAACTACGATGTAACTACCAGAACGGTTCCAGATAATCACTGGGGTGTTATTTACAGAGATGTATTAAAAGATTTACAAGAATCTAGAAAATTGTTAATGCAATATGTTCCTGCAACAACTCAAGAAGAAAAAGAAAATGCAAACAGAATTGCTATAGTTGATATTCTAAGTGCTTATTCCTATTCTGTTTTAGTTGATACATTTGGAGATGTTCCTTATTCAGAGGCATTAGATGTTGAAGCTCATCCACTACCTAAATATGATGATGCACAAACTATTTACAAAGATTTAATTAGTAAATTAACTGCTGCATCAACTACTTTAGACTCTGGTTATGATAGTTTTGGAGATGCTGATTTAATATACGCTGGTAGTGCTGCAAAATGGAAATTATTTGCGAATTCACTTAGACTAAAAATGGCAATCAATATGGATGATATTGATCATACCTATGCAAGCGCACAGGCATTAGCTGCTGTAGCTGATGGCGTCATTACAAGTAACAGTAATAATACAGCATTAAAGTATTTATCTGCACAACCAAATGCAAATCCAATATTTGTGGATGTAGTAGCAAGTGGAAGAAATGATTTTGTTCCAACAAGCACTGTTATCGATCAAATGAATGGTTTAAATGATCCTAGAAGATCAGCGTATTTTGATATAAATGGCAGCAATTATGTAGGTGGTACTCCGGGTGATGGAAATACTTTTGCTAACTTCTCACACATTGGAACTACTTTACTTGACCCTACTTTTGAAGGATTAATTATGGATGCAACTGAAGTAGAGTTCACTTTAGCAGAAGCTGTTGAAAGAGGAATTGCTGTTGGAGGAACTGCTGAATCTCACTATAATGCTGCCATTACAGCATCTATGAGTTACTGGGGTGTTTCTGCTGGCGATATCTCAACCTATTTATCACAATTAAGTGTTGCCTATACAACAGCAACGGGAACATGGAAACAAAAAATAGGAGAACAAGCTTATTTAGGTTTGTATAATCGTGGATTTGAATCTTGGACTTCATACAGAAGATTAGATTTCCCTGTTTTAACTGCACCTGTTGATGCAGCAGTAAATCAAGTGCCAACAAGATATACATATCCTGCAAGAGAAGAAACATTAAATTCAGCCAACAATGCAGCTGCATCTTCAGCAATTGGTGGAAATACACTAACAACAAAATTATTCTGGGACGTACACTAA